In Monodelphis domestica isolate mMonDom1 chromosome 3, mMonDom1.pri, whole genome shotgun sequence, the following proteins share a genomic window:
- the LOC100026117 gene encoding cytochrome c oxidase subunit 6A1, mitochondrial, giving the protein MAVTAGGRLLAQLGRVRAPPGRMLATTVSHSDHGSGRLWKTLTFFVALPGVAVSMLNAYLKSKEHHERPSFVPYPHLRIRTKPFPWGDGNHTLFHNHHLNPLPTGYEDE; this is encoded by the exons ATGGCTGTAACGGCGGGCGGACGGCTGCTGGCGCAGCTGGGACGGGTTCGAGCCCCGCCGGGGCGGATGCTGGCCACTACCGTCTCCCACAGCGATCACGGTTCAG GCCGCTTGTGGAAGACGCTCACCTTTTTCGTGGCGCTGCCCGGGGTGGCGGTCAGCATGTTGAACGCCTACCTGAAGTCGAAGGAGCACCACGAGCGGCCATCCTTCgtcccctacccccacctccgCATCCGGACCAAG CCCTTCCCATGGGGAGATGGGAACCATACTCTATTCCATAACCATCACCTCAATCCTCTGCCAACCGGTTACGAGGATGAGTAA